From Aerosticca soli, a single genomic window includes:
- a CDS encoding DUF1631 family protein, producing MASHDLARPARAQRLLAELMATCQGWLQEPVLQSLDAFDRRLFEQAERARNHLDQQRHFTVRQRLIQSRQPFLRHCLAGLVQHFHHLGQASPRTGKDAFEQPLSLVDPGEQELAALLDQLSSRCEARMGPGLLELGYRFAVLVASPPLEGEALPVGPRAMLGVWRDAGQALDLSGEHLLLMLRCAESGLLKRLPELHARLDAQLHEAAILRGLRVLPLARLAAQRARTIDSPPGEPAAEAPPTATAAADRGGDASAPIAVLEGLRSLLARRQLAEKSPASTTAQVATREELETALAALQQHLGQISTQVSRELRSARRLRDELLQQLNAARPAGSPPRRLSAEQDDAVELLAMLFEQLARQLRQGGQAQQLLGGLQLPLLRAAITDRQFFEQREHPARQLLGTVAEAANDWLDQAGSEADRQLATALQHLVQRAGQGQPDNQLFAALTAEIEQHLTQLKRKAQAAERRHVEAMQGRERLAQARRRAAELIADRFAKTSPSGLLRTLLERVWSDVLALTLLRHGEQSELFATQLVITDQLLGRLPLGDRRRLQSEVCTALQQIGMHGEEALQVAQRLTGAAEAASTGPAGVSGLALRLRQQRQKRDREPSPPPATSTAAPAAAAPVVTPSPVAEATDEERQVLAQLQTLPFGTWFEIIDAKSGAVSQRKLAWYSPMSGNGLFVTRRGQRAEEITLLQLARDMVRGQVRRLDGEAGSLLDRAWRALGRQLRRSGDPGEPSHAS from the coding sequence TTGGCAAGCCACGATTTGGCCAGGCCGGCGCGCGCGCAGCGCCTGCTCGCCGAACTCATGGCGACCTGCCAGGGCTGGCTGCAGGAACCCGTGCTGCAAAGCCTGGACGCATTCGACCGGCGCCTCTTCGAGCAGGCCGAACGCGCCCGCAATCACCTGGACCAGCAACGCCACTTCACCGTGCGCCAGCGCCTGATCCAGAGCCGGCAGCCTTTTCTGCGGCATTGCCTGGCCGGTCTGGTGCAGCACTTTCATCATCTGGGCCAGGCGTCGCCGCGCACCGGCAAGGACGCCTTCGAGCAACCGCTCAGCCTGGTCGACCCCGGCGAGCAGGAGCTCGCCGCGCTGCTGGACCAGCTCTCCTCGCGCTGCGAGGCCCGCATGGGCCCGGGCCTGCTCGAACTTGGCTATCGCTTCGCCGTCCTGGTCGCCTCGCCACCCCTGGAGGGCGAGGCACTGCCGGTCGGTCCGCGCGCCATGCTGGGCGTCTGGCGCGACGCCGGCCAGGCGCTGGATCTGTCCGGCGAACATCTGTTGCTGATGCTGCGCTGCGCCGAAAGCGGTCTGTTGAAACGCCTGCCGGAGTTGCACGCGCGACTGGATGCGCAGTTGCACGAGGCCGCGATTCTGCGCGGATTGCGGGTCTTGCCGCTGGCCCGGCTGGCCGCGCAGCGGGCACGGACAATCGACAGCCCTCCCGGCGAGCCCGCCGCAGAGGCGCCGCCCACCGCGACCGCCGCCGCCGACCGCGGCGGCGATGCCAGCGCACCGATAGCCGTACTCGAAGGCCTGCGCAGCCTGCTCGCCCGGCGCCAGCTTGCCGAGAAAAGCCCGGCAAGCACCACCGCCCAGGTGGCCACCCGCGAAGAGCTCGAAACGGCGCTGGCCGCGCTGCAACAGCATCTGGGCCAGATCAGCACGCAGGTCAGCCGCGAACTGCGCAGCGCCCGTCGCCTGCGCGACGAATTGCTGCAGCAACTCAATGCCGCACGCCCGGCGGGCAGCCCGCCGCGGCGCCTGAGTGCCGAGCAGGACGATGCGGTCGAGTTGCTCGCCATGCTTTTCGAGCAGCTGGCCCGGCAACTGCGCCAGGGCGGCCAGGCACAGCAGTTGCTCGGCGGCCTGCAACTGCCGCTGCTGCGCGCGGCGATCACCGACCGGCAATTCTTCGAACAGCGCGAGCATCCGGCGCGCCAGCTCTTGGGTACGGTGGCGGAAGCGGCCAATGACTGGCTGGACCAGGCCGGCAGCGAGGCGGACCGCCAGCTCGCCACCGCCCTGCAGCACCTCGTGCAGCGTGCCGGACAGGGGCAGCCAGACAACCAGCTGTTCGCCGCGCTGACCGCGGAGATCGAGCAGCACCTGACCCAACTCAAGCGCAAGGCGCAGGCGGCCGAGCGCCGCCACGTCGAGGCCATGCAGGGCCGCGAACGGCTCGCCCAGGCGCGGCGCCGCGCCGCCGAGCTGATCGCCGATCGCTTCGCCAAGACTTCGCCTTCCGGCCTGCTGCGCACGCTGCTGGAACGCGTCTGGTCAGACGTACTGGCCTTGACCCTGCTGCGCCACGGCGAGCAGAGCGAGCTCTTCGCTACCCAGCTCGTCATCACCGACCAGCTGCTCGGCCGGCTACCGCTGGGCGACCGGCGGCGATTGCAATCGGAAGTCTGCACGGCCCTGCAGCAAATCGGCATGCACGGCGAGGAAGCCTTGCAGGTCGCCCAGCGCCTGACCGGCGCCGCCGAAGCCGCATCCACCGGGCCGGCGGGCGTGAGCGGGCTTGCCTTGCGGCTGCGGCAGCAGCGACAGAAACGCGACCGGGAACCATCGCCGCCGCCGGCTACGTCAACCGCGGCGCCGGCTGCCGCGGCGCCGGTCGTCACGCCATCGCCGGTGGCGGAAGCCACCGATGAGGAACGCCAGGTACTCGCACAGCTGCAAACGTTGCCGTTCGGCACCTGGTTCGAAATCATCGACGCCAAGAGCGGCGCCGTGAGCCAGCGCAAGCTCGCGTGGTATTCGCCCATGTCCGGCAACGGCTTGTTCGTCACCCGCCGCGGGCAGCGCGCCGAGGAGATCACCCTGCTGCAGCTCGCCCGCGACATGGTCCGCGGCCAGGTCCGGCGGCTCGATGGCGAGGCCGGGAGCCTGCTCGACCGCGCCTGGCGGGCGCTCGGCCGTCAGTTGCGCCGATCCGGCGATCCAGGCGAGCCCTCCCATGCGTCCTGA
- the lpdA gene encoding dihydrolipoyl dehydrogenase, protein MANTLELKVPDIGGYKDVPVIEVLVKPGDRVEKDQGLVTLESDKATMEVPASAAGVIREIKVKVGDSVSEGSVIAVLETADGAATAASPRQGEGRSDGVASPQSAPGGVPAGPRSAPATSAGRSEGARSPQAAASSGRAADIECALVVLGSGPGGYTAAFRAADLGVDTVLVERYATLGGVCLNVGCIPSKALLHAAEVIDEAAAMAAHGIDFGAPKIDLAKLRDFKNKVVGKLTGGLAGMAKQRKVRTVQGTGRFVSPHEMEVKTSDGVKLIRFEQAIIAAGSQAVHLPAFPWDDPRVMDSTGALALEDVPGKLLVVGGGIIGLEMATVYAALGSAVTVVEFMDQLIPGADADLVKPLAQRLGKKLKGVHLKTKVVEAKAGKQGIEVKYEGESIPETTLFDRVLVAVGRTPNGKAIGAEQAGVKVTERGFIEVDTQMRTNVPHIYAIGDLVGQPMLAHKATHEARVAAEVVAGMKSHFDARVIPSVAYTDPEIAWVGVTEREAREKGLKVGVGKFPWAASGRALGIDRTEGFTKLLFDEATHRVIGGGIVGPRAGDLIGEVALAIEMGAEAADIALTIHPHPTLSETIAMAAEVYEGTVTDLYLPKKK, encoded by the coding sequence ATGGCCAACACCCTCGAGCTCAAGGTTCCCGACATCGGCGGCTACAAGGACGTGCCGGTGATCGAAGTGCTGGTCAAACCCGGCGACCGGGTCGAAAAGGACCAGGGCCTCGTCACTTTGGAATCGGACAAGGCGACGATGGAAGTGCCCGCCAGCGCCGCCGGCGTGATCCGCGAGATCAAGGTCAAGGTGGGCGATAGCGTGTCCGAGGGCAGCGTGATCGCCGTGCTCGAGACCGCCGACGGCGCCGCGACGGCGGCTTCTCCCCGCCAGGGAGAAGGCCGGAGCGACGGGGTGGCCTCGCCGCAGTCCGCGCCCGGCGGCGTTCCGGCGGGCCCTCGCTCCGCACCCGCGACCTCTGCCGGACGGAGCGAGGGCGCGAGGTCGCCGCAGGCGGCAGCGTCATCCGGAAGGGCCGCCGACATCGAATGCGCGCTGGTCGTGCTGGGTTCGGGCCCCGGCGGTTACACCGCCGCCTTCCGTGCCGCCGATCTCGGCGTCGACACCGTGCTGGTCGAGCGTTACGCCACGCTTGGTGGCGTCTGCCTCAACGTCGGCTGCATTCCGTCCAAGGCGCTGCTGCACGCCGCCGAGGTGATCGACGAGGCGGCGGCGATGGCCGCGCACGGCATCGACTTCGGCGCGCCGAAGATCGACCTCGCCAAGCTGCGCGACTTCAAGAACAAGGTGGTCGGCAAGCTCACCGGCGGTCTGGCCGGCATGGCCAAGCAGCGCAAGGTGCGCACGGTGCAGGGCACGGGCCGTTTCGTCTCGCCGCATGAAATGGAAGTAAAGACGTCCGATGGCGTCAAGCTGATCCGCTTCGAACAGGCCATCATCGCCGCCGGTTCGCAGGCCGTGCATCTGCCGGCCTTCCCCTGGGACGACCCGCGGGTGATGGATTCCACCGGCGCGCTGGCGCTCGAGGACGTGCCCGGCAAGTTGCTGGTGGTCGGCGGCGGCATCATCGGTCTGGAGATGGCGACCGTCTACGCCGCGCTGGGCAGCGCGGTGACCGTGGTCGAGTTCATGGACCAGCTCATCCCCGGCGCCGATGCCGATCTGGTCAAGCCGCTCGCCCAGCGCCTGGGCAAGAAGCTCAAGGGCGTGCATCTCAAGACCAAAGTGGTCGAGGCCAAGGCCGGCAAGCAGGGCATCGAGGTCAAGTACGAAGGCGAGAGCATCCCCGAGACCACGCTGTTCGATCGCGTGCTGGTCGCGGTCGGCCGCACGCCCAACGGCAAGGCGATCGGCGCCGAGCAGGCCGGCGTCAAGGTCACCGAGCGCGGCTTCATCGAGGTCGACACGCAGATGCGCACCAACGTGCCGCACATCTACGCCATCGGCGATCTGGTCGGCCAGCCGATGCTCGCGCACAAGGCCACCCACGAGGCGCGCGTGGCAGCCGAGGTGGTCGCCGGCATGAAGAGCCATTTCGATGCGCGGGTGATCCCGTCGGTGGCCTACACCGATCCGGAAATCGCCTGGGTCGGCGTGACCGAGCGCGAGGCGAGGGAGAAGGGCCTGAAAGTCGGCGTGGGCAAGTTCCCGTGGGCGGCGAGCGGGCGCGCACTTGGCATCGACCGCACCGAAGGCTTCACCAAGCTGTTGTTCGACGAGGCCACGCATCGGGTGATCGGCGGCGGCATCGTCGGCCCGCGCGCGGGCGATCTGATCGGCGAGGTCGCGCTGGCGATCGAGATGGGCGCGGAGGCGGCCGACATCGCGCTCACCATCCATCCGCATCCGACCCTGAGCGAGACGATCGCGATGGCCGCGGAGGTCTACGAAGGCACCGTCACCGATCTGTACCTGCCGAAGAAAAAGTGA
- a CDS encoding mechanosensitive ion channel family protein — protein sequence MSGLAWALLPGAADREDRVAPLSGLGRAVPAGWHRSVREFNAWMDTRLLTVSGIDVTVGSLLAALLVLAVFLAASFIVRRVLRRYALSHDDINQSAIYTVERLTHYVLLIVGVLLALNATGIPITRFAVLAGAIGVGLGFGLQAIFNNFVSGLILLFDRSLKIGDFVELASGVHGHVRDIYIRATRITTNDAIDILVPNSEFVSGRVVNWTWRREVSRRLKVPFAVAYGTDKERVKQAALEAAAEVPFTLRLDGPRAPQVWLTGFGDSALQFSLVVWLTAEATRRPGAVTAAYYWALHSALERHGIALPLLRRDLHIKSWSQPAQDEGQAPPPRGDAGMHAARDNDAVRDVERDIVENPSPPPRPVDPRPRRRT from the coding sequence ATGAGCGGTCTGGCGTGGGCCCTGCTGCCTGGTGCGGCCGACCGCGAGGACCGCGTGGCGCCGCTTTCCGGGCTCGGTCGCGCCGTGCCCGCGGGCTGGCATCGCAGCGTGCGGGAATTCAACGCATGGATGGACACCCGCCTGCTCACCGTGAGCGGTATCGATGTTACGGTCGGGTCGTTGCTTGCCGCGCTGCTGGTGCTGGCCGTCTTCCTGGCCGCCTCGTTCATCGTCCGTCGTGTGCTGCGCCGCTATGCGCTCTCTCACGACGACATCAACCAGTCGGCCATCTATACCGTCGAGCGGCTGACCCATTACGTCCTGCTGATCGTCGGCGTGCTGCTCGCACTCAATGCCACCGGCATCCCGATCACCCGTTTCGCGGTGCTGGCCGGCGCCATTGGCGTGGGGCTGGGGTTTGGTCTGCAGGCGATCTTCAACAATTTCGTTTCCGGCTTGATCCTGTTGTTCGACCGCAGCCTCAAGATCGGTGATTTCGTCGAGCTGGCTTCCGGCGTGCATGGCCACGTCCGCGACATCTACATCCGCGCGACCCGCATCACCACCAATGACGCCATCGACATCCTGGTGCCCAATTCCGAGTTCGTCAGCGGGCGCGTGGTCAACTGGACCTGGCGGCGCGAGGTTTCGCGCAGGCTCAAGGTCCCCTTTGCGGTCGCCTATGGCACCGACAAGGAGCGGGTCAAGCAGGCGGCCCTGGAAGCGGCCGCCGAGGTGCCTTTCACCCTGCGGCTGGACGGACCGCGCGCGCCGCAGGTCTGGCTCACCGGTTTTGGCGACTCCGCGCTGCAATTCTCGCTGGTGGTATGGCTGACCGCCGAGGCCACGCGACGTCCGGGCGCGGTCACCGCGGCCTATTACTGGGCGTTGCACTCGGCGCTGGAACGCCACGGCATCGCGCTGCCGCTGTTGCGGCGCGACCTGCACATCAAGTCCTGGAGCCAGCCGGCGCAGGACGAGGGGCAGGCACCACCCCCGCGTGGTGACGCCGGCATGCACGCCGCGCGCGACAACGACGCGGTGCGCGACGTGGAGCGCGACATCGTCGAAAATCCCTCTCCGCCGCCGCGGCCGGTCGATCCCCGGCCCCGGCGCCGAACATGA
- a CDS encoding PilZ domain-containing protein — translation MRPEQRRAPRKLVHDPALVIDLMDGKPRGRLGNLSATGMLIIGPEPPREEAIYQFHVPLPDPGRPPQYIEVGVQALWHDCNVGTGLSWSGYRIIAITEEDQARLQAWLALPGGQAATEATSG, via the coding sequence ATGCGTCCTGAGCAGCGCCGCGCGCCCCGCAAGCTCGTGCACGACCCCGCCCTGGTCATCGACCTCATGGACGGCAAACCGCGCGGACGCCTGGGCAACCTCTCCGCGACCGGCATGTTGATCATCGGTCCGGAGCCGCCCCGGGAGGAGGCCATCTACCAGTTCCACGTGCCCCTGCCGGATCCCGGCCGGCCGCCGCAGTACATCGAGGTCGGCGTGCAGGCGCTCTGGCACGACTGCAATGTCGGCACCGGCCTGAGCTGGAGCGGCTACCGCATCATCGCCATCACGGAGGAGGACCAGGCCCGGCTGCAGGCCTGGCTTGCCCTCCCCGGCGGTCAAGCGGCCACGGAGGCCACCTCCGGCTGA
- a CDS encoding DUF6326 family protein, whose product MHATTTRRLEDFKVPVKLKLAGLWTSVMVCYLYNDYFNLYVPGTLKSMLDRPATQGMLLGYMAMTIGACLMPALSLLLKPAPSRWLNIVLGLAYTAILILLMPGTWLFYQAMSVVEIVLQLTAAWQAWRWPRADAAA is encoded by the coding sequence ATGCATGCAACGACGACACGACGGCTCGAAGACTTCAAGGTGCCGGTGAAACTGAAACTGGCCGGACTGTGGACGTCGGTGATGGTCTGCTATCTCTACAACGACTACTTCAACCTGTACGTACCCGGCACCTTGAAGTCCATGCTCGACAGGCCGGCCACGCAAGGCATGCTGCTCGGCTACATGGCGATGACCATCGGCGCCTGCCTGATGCCGGCCCTGTCGCTGCTGCTGAAACCGGCGCCGAGCCGCTGGCTCAACATCGTGCTCGGGCTCGCCTATACCGCCATCCTGATCCTGCTCATGCCCGGCACGTGGCTGTTCTATCAGGCCATGAGCGTCGTCGAGATCGTGCTGCAGCTCACCGCCGCCTGGCAGGCGTGGCGCTGGCCGCGCGCCGATGCGGCCGCATGA
- a CDS encoding carbohydrate kinase family protein, translating to MSAVICGSLAYDTIMVFPDQFKNHILPDKVHILNVSFLVPQMRREFGGCAGNIAYNLKLLGGDPLPLATVGQDFGPYREHLLRCGIRLEGVRVFEDQFTPQCFITTDLDNNQLTAFHPGAMASSHHNHVADLDDVEFGIVAPDGREAMLQHCRDFAARGVPFIFDPGQAIPLFSGDEFRSMIGLATYVIVNDYESQLLQQRTGWSAAEIASRTRAYIVTLGPRGSLIHTEGGVLQIPAARERHVVDPTGCGDAYRAGLIFGLMKGYDWPTIGRMASLMGALKVEHHGTQNQRFTYDEFAAAFQEQFGYALG from the coding sequence ATGTCAGCCGTCATCTGCGGTTCCCTGGCCTACGACACCATCATGGTGTTCCCCGACCAGTTCAAGAACCACATCCTTCCGGACAAGGTCCACATCCTCAACGTGTCCTTTCTGGTGCCGCAGATGCGGCGCGAGTTCGGCGGCTGTGCGGGCAACATCGCCTACAACCTGAAGCTCCTGGGCGGCGATCCGCTGCCGCTGGCCACCGTCGGGCAGGATTTCGGTCCCTATCGCGAGCACCTGCTGCGTTGCGGTATCCGCCTGGAGGGCGTGCGCGTGTTCGAGGACCAGTTCACGCCGCAGTGCTTCATCACCACCGACCTCGACAACAACCAGCTCACCGCTTTCCATCCCGGGGCGATGGCCAGCTCGCACCACAACCACGTGGCCGATCTGGACGACGTCGAATTCGGCATCGTCGCGCCGGACGGCCGCGAGGCCATGCTGCAGCACTGCCGCGATTTCGCCGCGCGGGGCGTGCCGTTCATCTTCGACCCTGGCCAGGCGATCCCGCTGTTCAGCGGCGATGAGTTCCGATCGATGATCGGGCTTGCGACCTACGTCATCGTCAACGACTACGAATCGCAGCTGCTGCAGCAGCGCACCGGCTGGAGCGCCGCCGAGATCGCGTCGCGTACGCGCGCCTACATCGTCACGCTGGGGCCGCGCGGCTCACTGATCCACACGGAAGGGGGCGTGCTCCAGATCCCGGCCGCGCGCGAGCGCCACGTGGTCGACCCCACCGGCTGCGGCGATGCCTACCGCGCCGGGCTCATCTTCGGCCTGATGAAGGGCTACGACTGGCCCACGATCGGGCGCATGGCCTCGCTGATGGGCGCGCTCAAGGTGGAGCACCACGGCACGCAGAACCAGCGCTTCACCTACGACGAATTCGCCGCGGCCTTCCAGGAACAGTTCGGCTACGCGCTCGGCTGA
- the hemW gene encoding radical SAM family heme chaperone HemW has protein sequence MLLRAPPLALYVHMPWCVKKCPYCDFNSHGLRGEPPYEAYIDALLADLAADRSDFAAALHGRPIVSVFFGGGTPSLFAPAAIARFLEGARRQLPFAGDCEITLETNPGTVEHGRFDGYRAAGINRLSFGIQSFDDDKLRRLGRIHSAAEAETAVKSAQDAGFVDINLDLMYALPAQTLAGALADVERAIALAPTHISHYQLTLEPNTAFAARPPPLPDEDAAWDMQEHGQALLAAAGYAQYEVSAYARPGFRCTHNLNYWHFGDYLGIGAGAHGKLSDAARGAVRRRWKVRHPWAYLEVAGTGARLGGDADVPRDELPSEYMLNALRLLEGVPLTEFSARTGLADAAIAAPLAAARRRGWLESDPGRLRASALGQRFLNDLIGLFLA, from the coding sequence ATGCTGCTCCGTGCGCCGCCGCTCGCGCTCTACGTGCACATGCCCTGGTGCGTGAAGAAATGCCCGTACTGTGATTTCAACTCGCACGGCCTGCGCGGCGAGCCGCCCTATGAAGCCTATATCGACGCGCTGCTGGCCGATCTCGCGGCCGACCGCAGCGATTTCGCCGCGGCGCTGCACGGCCGGCCGATCGTCAGCGTGTTCTTCGGCGGCGGCACGCCGAGTCTGTTCGCGCCGGCGGCCATCGCCCGCTTCCTGGAGGGCGCGCGTCGACAGCTGCCGTTCGCCGGCGATTGCGAGATCACGCTGGAGACCAATCCCGGCACGGTGGAGCATGGCCGTTTCGACGGCTATCGCGCCGCCGGGATCAACCGCCTGTCCTTCGGCATCCAGAGCTTCGACGACGACAAGCTGCGCCGGCTCGGTCGCATCCATTCGGCTGCGGAGGCCGAGACGGCGGTGAAATCGGCGCAGGACGCGGGCTTCGTCGACATCAATCTCGACCTCATGTACGCGCTGCCCGCGCAGACCCTGGCCGGCGCGCTCGCCGACGTGGAACGCGCCATCGCCCTCGCGCCCACGCACATCTCGCACTACCAGCTCACGCTGGAACCCAACACCGCCTTCGCCGCCCGGCCGCCGCCGCTGCCGGACGAGGACGCCGCCTGGGACATGCAGGAACACGGCCAGGCGCTGCTGGCCGCCGCCGGTTATGCGCAGTACGAGGTTTCCGCCTACGCGCGACCGGGCTTCCGCTGCACGCACAACCTCAATTACTGGCACTTCGGCGATTACCTCGGCATCGGCGCGGGCGCCCACGGCAAGCTCAGCGACGCCGCGCGCGGCGCGGTGCGGCGTCGCTGGAAAGTGCGCCATCCATGGGCCTACCTGGAGGTCGCCGGCACCGGCGCGCGTCTGGGCGGCGACGCCGATGTCCCCAGGGACGAGCTTCCGTCCGAGTACATGCTGAATGCGCTGCGCCTGCTCGAAGGCGTGCCGCTCACGGAATTTTCCGCACGCACCGGCCTTGCCGACGCGGCCATCGCCGCGCCGCTGGCCGCCGCCCGCCGACGCGGCTGGCTGGAAAGCGATCCCGGGCGTCTGCGCGCGAGCGCGCTCGGCCAGCGTTTTCTCAACGACCTCATCGGCCTGTTTCTTGCTTGA
- the aceF gene encoding dihydrolipoyllysine-residue acetyltransferase, translating to MSDSKEVRVPDIGGYHDVPVIEVLVKPGDRVEKDQGLITLESDKATMEVPAPFAGVVKELKVKVGDTVSEGSVIAIVEAAAEAGAASSGERSEQASPAKPAAPPAAANPPAQAAPEPAREVASSAPSALREVRVPDLSGHDHVPVIEVLVKPGDRVEKDQGLITLESDKATMEVPAPFAGVVKELKVKVGDELSAGDLIALLEAQGAEAAPSVASSTTHPQPEAAAQVEEKPQPLGGRAVLPGNAPEGDLPPQIRPPIDAKIVMPGDAPYATPAVRAFARELGVDIRQVKGSGRGGRILREDVAAYVKHALAAGARPVQGAQVSAGGLNLLPWPKVDFAKFGPIEEKPLSRIQKISGANLARNWVMIPHVTQHEEADITELEAFRKQLGAEHKELKITPLVFQMKAAVAALKAFPQFNASLDESGEKLILKKYFHIGIAVDTPDGLVVPVIRDVDKKGLLDLARELAEISKKAREKKLGPNEMSGGCFSISSLGGIGGTAFTPIVNAPEVAILGVSKAQMKPVWNGSEFVPRLMLPLSLSYDHRVIDGALAARFAAFLARQLGDIRRLLL from the coding sequence ATGTCCGATTCCAAAGAAGTTCGCGTCCCCGACATTGGCGGTTATCACGATGTGCCGGTGATCGAGGTGCTGGTCAAGCCCGGCGACCGGGTGGAGAAGGACCAGGGGCTCATCACCCTGGAGTCGGACAAGGCGACCATGGAAGTCCCCGCGCCGTTCGCCGGCGTGGTCAAGGAGCTCAAGGTCAAGGTGGGCGACACGGTGTCCGAAGGCAGCGTGATCGCCATCGTCGAAGCGGCCGCCGAGGCCGGTGCGGCTTCCTCCGGCGAGCGGAGCGAGCAGGCATCGCCGGCCAAGCCCGCCGCACCGCCGGCGGCGGCGAATCCGCCTGCGCAGGCAGCGCCGGAGCCAGCGCGCGAGGTGGCCTCCTCGGCGCCATCGGCCCTGCGCGAAGTGCGCGTGCCGGACTTGAGCGGCCATGACCACGTGCCGGTGATCGAGGTGCTGGTCAAGCCCGGCGACCGGGTGGAAAAGGACCAGGGGCTCATCACCCTGGAGTCGGACAAGGCGACCATGGAAGTCCCCGCGCCGTTCGCCGGCGTGGTCAAGGAGCTCAAGGTCAAGGTGGGCGACGAGCTTTCCGCCGGCGATCTCATCGCGCTGCTCGAGGCGCAAGGAGCGGAGGCCGCGCCGTCCGTCGCTTCGTCGACCACGCATCCGCAGCCGGAAGCGGCGGCGCAGGTGGAGGAGAAACCGCAGCCGCTCGGCGGCCGCGCGGTGCTCCCCGGCAATGCGCCGGAGGGCGACCTGCCGCCACAGATCCGTCCGCCCATCGACGCCAAGATCGTGATGCCGGGCGATGCGCCCTACGCCACGCCGGCGGTGCGCGCCTTCGCCCGCGAGCTGGGCGTGGACATCCGCCAGGTGAAGGGTTCCGGCCGCGGCGGCCGCATCCTGCGCGAGGACGTCGCCGCCTACGTCAAGCACGCGCTCGCCGCCGGCGCGCGGCCGGTGCAGGGCGCGCAGGTGTCGGCCGGTGGTCTCAATCTGCTGCCGTGGCCGAAGGTGGACTTCGCCAAGTTCGGCCCGATCGAGGAAAAGCCGCTCTCGCGCATCCAGAAGATTTCCGGCGCCAACCTCGCCCGCAACTGGGTGATGATCCCGCACGTCACCCAGCACGAGGAGGCCGACATCACCGAGCTGGAAGCCTTCCGCAAGCAGCTCGGCGCGGAGCACAAGGAGCTCAAGATCACTCCGCTGGTGTTCCAGATGAAGGCGGCGGTGGCGGCGCTGAAGGCCTTTCCGCAGTTCAACGCCTCGCTGGACGAGTCCGGCGAGAAGCTGATCCTCAAGAAGTATTTCCACATCGGCATCGCGGTGGATACGCCCGACGGGCTGGTGGTGCCGGTGATCCGCGACGTCGACAAGAAGGGGCTGCTCGATCTCGCCCGCGAGCTGGCTGAAATCTCCAAGAAGGCGCGCGAGAAGAAGCTCGGGCCCAACGAGATGTCCGGCGGTTGCTTTTCCATCTCCTCGCTCGGCGGCATCGGCGGCACCGCGTTCACGCCGATCGTCAACGCGCCGGAAGTGGCCATCCTGGGCGTCTCCAAAGCGCAGATGAAGCCGGTCTGGAACGGCAGCGAGTTCGTGCCGCGACTGATGCTGCCGCTGTCGCTCTCCTACGACCATCGCGTGATCGACGGCGCGCTCGCCGCGCGCTTTGCCGCCTTCCTCGCGCGTCAGCTCGGCGACATCCGTCGTCTGCTGCTCTGA
- a CDS encoding DUF4386 domain-containing protein — protein MARALQAADGVAARNRHARTAGLLYLLVVLIAPYRLIYLPNSLFVEGDAAATLGHIAAHETQFRFGLATDLACGTLQACVVLALFRLLGEVDRWRGIAMLLLGGALVPALYFVNVLNDAAVLLLIHGADALAAFEPGQRTALAALFLRLHGQAIAIAELAWGLWLFPLALLVLRSGFLPRLFGYGLILNGLAYVMQSLAWALLPAWQDTLSSVLGPLQLVEVLFMLWLLVLGARPGFRRHHPTAVKRT, from the coding sequence ATGGCCCGCGCCCTGCAAGCGGCGGACGGAGTCGCGGCGCGCAACCGGCACGCACGCACGGCCGGCCTGCTCTATCTGCTGGTGGTGCTGATCGCGCCGTATCGGCTGATCTACCTGCCGAACAGCTTGTTCGTGGAAGGCGACGCGGCCGCCACCCTCGGCCACATCGCCGCGCACGAGACACAGTTCCGGTTCGGGCTTGCCACCGATCTCGCCTGCGGCACGCTGCAGGCCTGCGTCGTGCTGGCGCTGTTCCGCCTGCTCGGCGAGGTGGATCGCTGGCGCGGCATCGCCATGCTGCTGCTCGGCGGCGCGCTGGTGCCGGCGCTGTATTTCGTCAACGTGCTCAACGACGCCGCCGTCCTGCTGCTGATCCACGGCGCGGACGCGCTGGCCGCATTCGAGCCCGGGCAACGCACCGCGCTCGCCGCGCTGTTCCTGCGCCTGCACGGACAGGCCATCGCGATCGCCGAGCTGGCGTGGGGACTGTGGCTGTTTCCGCTGGCGCTGCTGGTGCTGCGCTCGGGCTTCCTGCCGCGCCTGTTCGGCTACGGGCTGATCCTCAACGGCCTGGCCTATGTGATGCAGAGTCTGGCCTGGGCCTTGCTGCCGGCCTGGCAGGACACGCTTTCCAGCGTGCTCGGCCCGCTGCAGTTGGTGGAAGTGCTGTTCATGCTCTGGTTGCTGGTGCTGGGCGCGCGGCCCGGCTTCCGGCGCCACCATCCAACCGCAGTCAAGCGAACCTGA